The stretch of DNA GCCGCGACCGTAGCGGTCCTGCCCGAACCCGACGAGGTCGATGTGCAGATCGATCCGGGCGACCTCAAGATCGACGTCTATCGCGCCAGCGGCGCCGGCGGGCAGCACGTCAACACCACCGACAGCGCGGTGCGCATCACGCATCTGCCGACCAATACGGTGGTTACCTGCCAGGACGCGCGCAGCCAGCACAAGAACCGCGAGAAGGCGATGCAGGTGCTTCGTGCGCGGCTCTACGAAGCGCAGCGCGAAGCGACGCAGGGCGCCGAGGCCGAGGCACGCAGGGCGATGGTCGGCAGCGGCGACCGCTCGGAGCGTATCCGCACCTACAACTTCCCGCAGGGCCGCGTGACCGATCATCGCATCGGCCTGACCCTGCACAAGCTGCCCGAAATCCTCGCGGGACCGGGCCTCGCCGAGCTCATCGACGCGTTGATCGCCGAGGATGAGGCCAAGCGGCTCGCGGCGCTCAGTGACTGATACCGTCGCCGGGGCGCTGCGCAGGGCAAGCGAGCGGCTCTCGACTTCGAGCGACACGGCCCGGCTCGATGCCGAGTTGCTGATGGCGCATGCGCTGGGCGTCTCGCGCTCGGACCTGCTGTTGAAGCATATGCGCGATGCCGCCCCCGAAGGGTTCCTGCCCCTCGTCGAGCGTCGCGCGAAGAAAGAACCGGTGGCCCACATCGTCGGGATGCAGGAGTTCTTCGGTCTCGATTTCACGGTGACCCCCGATACGCTGATCCCGCGTGGCGATAGTGAAACGGTGGTGCTGGCTGCCCTGGAGGCGGCCCCCGATGCGGCGCGAGTGCTCGACATGGGGACCGGTACCGGGGCCTTGTTGCTGGCTTTCCTGCATGAGTGTCAGCAAGCGCGGGGCATCGGGATCGATGCTTCGCCCGGCGCGCTGGCAGTGGCGCAGGTCAATGCCGAGCGGCTGAGACTGGTGGGCAGGGCAGGCTTTCGACTTGCCTCGTGGCATGAGAAAGGCTGGACCGACGAGCTTGGCCGGTTCGACCTGGTCCTGTGTAACCCCCCCTATGTCGAGGATGATGCCCAGCTCGAGCCCGACGTCCGCGATTATGAACCGGGAACTGCCCTGTTTGCGGGACCGGAAGGGCTTGACGACTATCGCGCAATCGTCCCGCAGCTTGGCAAGCTTCTTTTGCCGGGAGGCGTCGCGGTCCTCGAAATCGGTGCGAATCAGGCGGAGTCGGTGTCCGCCATCGCCCGCGAATCGGGGTTCGCTGTGGAGCTTCGCCGAGACCTTGGTGAGCGGCCTCGTGCACTGATTCTCAGATAAGGCTTGGCAAAGCCGATTCGACCCTCTACCTCTGGCCGTAGGCCAGTGGTGCGCGACACGTTCGTCCCAGGGGTCTAGCTCCGACATTTGCAGTTCCGGTGCGCGGCCACAAGCCTCGTATACCATGCACAGACTGGGGCACGCGATCCGCGACAAGCGCGGGCGCGCAAGGGGTCACGCGGCCAGTGCGAACCGATGGGTTCGTGCCGCGAATTTGATGAGGACCAGCTACCCTTGAACAACAATCGCAATAACCGTCGTCGCGGACGCGGTAACAATCGCAGCCAGGGCGGTGGCAACAATGCCAACCGCATCGATAGCCGTGCGCGGGGCAATGCGCCGCAGCTGCTCGACAAGTACAAGAAGCTCGCCCAGGACGCGCAACACAACGGCGACCGGGTGCAGATGGAATACTACCTGCAGTTCGCCGACCATTATTTCCGCGTGATTGCCGACAACAAGGCGCGCCAGGACGAAGCCCGGGGCAAGCGCTTTGACGAGCGCGATCAGGACGAGGACGAGGATGAGGACGGCGAGGATCGCCGCCGCAGCCAGAACAACCGCCGCGAGCGCGGCCGCCGCGACGATCGCGACGCCGACCGTAACGACGAACCGCAGGGTGAAGACAGCGATGGCGGCGCATATGAGCCGCCCGAGAATCCCTTCACCCGCCGCGAGGAAGAGCCGCGCAAGCGCCGCGCCCCGCGCAAGTCTCGTCGTGATGAGGAAGGCACCGGTGGCAAGGACGGCGAGATCGATGCAGCGGTGCTGCCGCCGTCCCTCAGCTCGAACGATGATGATGCGGCTGAAAAGCCCGCTCCGCGTCGGCGTCGGCGCAAGCAGGAAGAAGACGAAGAAGCCAGCGTGGCCTGATCACGCTTGATTGGCTGAACCAAAACCCTATTGGGCGAAGCCGATGGATGTGACCCTCGGCTTCGCCCGCCGCCACCCCCGATGGACCGCACTGGCGCTGGGCGCCTTGGTCGCGCTCGGTCTTCCACCGCTCCATCTGTGGCCGCTGGCAATCGTTGGGATGGGTGCCTTTGCGCTGCTCATCGCCGAAAGTCCCACGCGCAAGGAAGTCTTCCTGCGCGGCTGGTTGTTCGGGGTCGCCCATTTCACCTTGGTGAACAACTGGATCGCGACGGCCTTTACCTATCAGGCGGAAATGCCCGCCGTTCTCGGTTGGGTCGCTGTGCCGTTGGTCTCGCTCTACCTCGCGGTCTACCCCGCGATTGCGGCGCTGCTCGCCTGGTCGATCACACGCCGCGGCCCCATGCCAGCCTTTGCCCTGTCGTTGGGGGCAAGCTGGGTCCTTGCCGAATGGCTGCGCAGCTGGGTCTTTACCGGATACGGCTGGGGTCCGTTCTCGCTGATCCTGCTGGGGGAATGGGATCGACCGGGTTGGGGCATTCTTCTCCCCTTCATCGGGACCTATGCGCTTTCGGGCATCGCGGTCACGCTTGCCGGGTTTGCTGCTTGGCTGGTCGTACAGCGCAACTGGCTGCCTCTCGGCAGTCTCACAGTCCTGCTTGCAGTTGGCATGTACTGGCCCGCTGCCCGGCCCGATGAGGGCGTGCTTCCGCTCACCCTGGTGCAGCCCAATCTCAAGCAGGAAGAGATCGTCGATCCGACCAAGTTCGAGGGCCAGTTCCAGAACCTGGCGCAATTGAGCATGCCGCTGACCCCGCTCAGCCATCGGCTGGTCCTGTGGCCGGAAAGCGGGGTGCCCGACTACCTGCGCGAAGGCTATCCGCAGCGCTACTACAACCAGATGACCGCCGCCGGCGATCCGGTCTTCGCCAGGCGCAGGATCGGCAGCGTGCTCGGCAGCGGCGGACTGCTGCTGACCGGCGTGGTCGATCTCGAGATCGGCGATGTCGACGGCATGCGCAGGGCCGTGGGGGCCTACAATGCGATTACCTGGATCGACCCGGCAGGCAATCTTGGCCCGCGCTATTCCAAGGCCCACCTCGTCCCCTATGGCGAATATCTCCCGCTCGGTTGGCTGCTCGAGCCGCTCGGTCTTTCGCGGCTGGTGGCAGGTTCGATCGAATTCATCCCCGGCCCCGGCCCGCAAACCCTGAATCTTGGCGATTACGGCAAGGCGGGGATGCAGATCTGTTACGAGATCGTCTTCTCGGGCGAAGTGGTCGATCCAGGCGAACGCCCCGACTACATCTTCAATCCTTCGAACGATGGCTGGTTCGGATCTTGGGGGCCGCCGCAGCACCTCGGCCAGGCGCGCATGCGGGCCGCTGAAGAAGGGCTACCCGTGTTGCGGTCGACCACCACCGGCATCAGTGCGGTCATCGATGCGCGGGGCGTGGTGCGCGAACATATCGACCGGCAGGTCGCGGGCCGCATCGATACGCTGGTACCGCCGGCCGCGCCGCCGACGCTGTTTGCGCAGCTCGGGCATTGGTTGACGCTGGCCTGGGGTTTGCTGCTGCTCGCGCTTTCGCTGGTTGCCATCCGGCGGGCGGGAGGCTACCGCCCGCGTAGCACATAAAGACTTCTTTATATCGGGATCTATAGCTGCATGCGCACCAACTACTTGTTTACCTCCGAAAGCGTCTCGGAGGGTCATCCCGACAAGGTTTCCGACCAGATCAGCGACGCGATCGTCGACCTGATGTTGGCGCAGGACCCCGAGGCGCGTGTCGCCTGCGAAACCATGACCACGACCCAGCGCGTGATCCTTTCGGGCGAAATCCGCTGTGCCCCGATGTACGACGCCAAGAACCCCAACTGGGCCGAGAATGGCGGCTGGGCCCCCGGCGCCAAGGAAGAGATCGAGAAGGCGGTGCGTCGGACGGTCCGTGAGATCGGCTATGAGCAGGACGGCTTCCACTGGCAGACCCTGACC from Erythrobacter mangrovi encodes:
- a CDS encoding DUF4167 domain-containing protein; its protein translation is MNNNRNNRRRGRGNNRSQGGGNNANRIDSRARGNAPQLLDKYKKLAQDAQHNGDRVQMEYYLQFADHYFRVIADNKARQDEARGKRFDERDQDEDEDEDGEDRRRSQNNRRERGRRDDRDADRNDEPQGEDSDGGAYEPPENPFTRREEEPRKRRAPRKSRRDEEGTGGKDGEIDAAVLPPSLSSNDDDAAEKPAPRRRRRKQEEDEEASVA
- the prmC gene encoding peptide chain release factor N(5)-glutamine methyltransferase, which translates into the protein MTDTVAGALRRASERLSTSSDTARLDAELLMAHALGVSRSDLLLKHMRDAAPEGFLPLVERRAKKEPVAHIVGMQEFFGLDFTVTPDTLIPRGDSETVVLAALEAAPDAARVLDMGTGTGALLLAFLHECQQARGIGIDASPGALAVAQVNAERLRLVGRAGFRLASWHEKGWTDELGRFDLVLCNPPYVEDDAQLEPDVRDYEPGTALFAGPEGLDDYRAIVPQLGKLLLPGGVAVLEIGANQAESVSAIARESGFAVELRRDLGERPRALILR
- the lnt gene encoding apolipoprotein N-acyltransferase, producing MDVTLGFARRHPRWTALALGALVALGLPPLHLWPLAIVGMGAFALLIAESPTRKEVFLRGWLFGVAHFTLVNNWIATAFTYQAEMPAVLGWVAVPLVSLYLAVYPAIAALLAWSITRRGPMPAFALSLGASWVLAEWLRSWVFTGYGWGPFSLILLGEWDRPGWGILLPFIGTYALSGIAVTLAGFAAWLVVQRNWLPLGSLTVLLAVGMYWPAARPDEGVLPLTLVQPNLKQEEIVDPTKFEGQFQNLAQLSMPLTPLSHRLVLWPESGVPDYLREGYPQRYYNQMTAAGDPVFARRRIGSVLGSGGLLLTGVVDLEIGDVDGMRRAVGAYNAITWIDPAGNLGPRYSKAHLVPYGEYLPLGWLLEPLGLSRLVAGSIEFIPGPGPQTLNLGDYGKAGMQICYEIVFSGEVVDPGERPDYIFNPSNDGWFGSWGPPQHLGQARMRAAEEGLPVLRSTTTGISAVIDARGVVREHIDRQVAGRIDTLVPPAAPPTLFAQLGHWLTLAWGLLLLALSLVAIRRAGGYRPRST